A window of Paraburkholderia sp. ZP32-5 genomic DNA:
GCGTAGCCTGCCGCGAGCGCTTTTCCGGCTTCAGCCGGCGTACGCTCGGTCCGTGGGTCGAGCGTTTCTATCGCGAAGAGCTTGGCCTCACCGCGCCGATCTGGGGAGACAAGCACCCGCCTTACGCTGATCCCACGCTGCTGTCCGGCCGCACCGGCTCGCTCGGGCGCGAGCCGCACTCAGGATCGTGTCTGCGCCTGATACGCGAGCTGCTGCCGCAGGCGCGCTTTATTCATATCCATCGCGATCCTCGTCAGGTTGCGAATTCGCTGTTGCACAAGCACTGGATCGGCTCGATCGAAGATGGGATACGCGTGTGGGAACAGTATGTGAGCGAGATCATCGAGTTCTTCAATGAGATTCCGGCGCAGCATCGGCACACCGTTTCGTATCGCTCGCTGATCGAAGATCCCCATGCGACCGCGACAGGCATCGGCCGGTTTCTCGGCATCGGAGACGCGGCGCCGATCAGCGATTTTCTGGTGTCGCAGCGCTGTTGCCCAACGCCATTCAGCGAACCGGTAACCGATATCGCCGATCTTTATCTGGTACCGGACGCTCCAGCGGGCGACGAAAAACTGCTCGCACTCGCCGGAACAGCGGCGACATATCTGGGCTATG
This region includes:
- a CDS encoding sulfotransferase family protein; amino-acid sequence: MDSSPLFIVGSPRSGTTFLCSVLNVHPLIQLTNECRVFALLKHTLEVSAHRPDLLGVACRERFSGFSRRTLGPWVERFYREELGLTAPIWGDKHPPYADPTLLSGRTGSLGREPHSGSCLRLIRELLPQARFIHIHRDPRQVANSLLHKHWIGSIEDGIRVWEQYVSEIIEFFNEIPAQHRHTVSYRSLIEDPHATATGIGRFLGIGDAAPISDFLVSQRCCPTPFSEPVTDIADLYLVPDAPAGDEKLLALAGTAATYLGYAAAYA